A region of the Terriglobia bacterium genome:
TCTGACCGCTCCCAAGGGCCTGGGTTTCGGATATCCAGGAATACAATCTCTTCTCCCGAATCCATTCGCCGCTTTAATTCTTCTTTGCTGATCCGAATCGAATCTGCCATAGAATTCCACCTGCAAACAAAGGCGCGCAAAGGTTAATGTTTCGCTGGCGCTCGTGAAGCTCCCCATCACCTGGTCGAGGCTTTCTTCTTCAGATATTCTGCCAGAGCCACTGCGTTGTTGTGCTGCGTGTCATGAGAGCTATAGATAAGCGTCACTGTGCCCTCCTCGC
Encoded here:
- a CDS encoding rhodanese-like domain-containing protein; the encoded protein is MADSIRISKEELKRRMDSGEEIVFLDIRNPGPWERSERKIKGAIRMPLNKIDEHIAAIPKDKPVVAYCT